The following DNA comes from Salvelinus sp. IW2-2015 linkage group LG1, ASM291031v2, whole genome shotgun sequence.
TGAATCGTATGTCTCCACCACACCACCTGCATTGATGTCTACTGCTGGTGTGAAGAAGATAGCCTCAGTATGAACCATTGACCAGGCTGCTACTCGTGCATCAGACCATGCATTGCTGACTGACATTTTCTTCCTGATGTGGTTCCCCGTCTCTTATCTCAGGCCTCGGGAGACGCTTCAGTCAGAAAATGGCGCCGGAGCaaaaggcagacgttttacgtgccccccaaccgattgtgtttttctgtttgtttataacttattttttgactatttttgtacataatgttgtacTACAGTCTctcatgaccgaaaataacttctggacatcaggactgcgattactcaccatggacgagcagaatcctttttcttctttcacgactctgacgagcccgaggcggaggatatacggctccctcgggaacaggccccgaccccagtgatctgcgtaAAAAGGAgtcggagaaagagaggccggagggcgggctgccttctgaggagtaggCGGtgatccccccaaaaaacactcccctcaattctgatcgcaaacatgcaatctttggacaataaaatggacaaGTTATTGGAatgattaaactaccaacgggacattaaaaaactgtgatatcttatgcttcacggagtcgtgcctgaacgacgacaatatcaatgATGTACCGGCAGGAGAGAACAGCGACgtctggtaagacatggggcggcggtctatgtatttttgtaaacaacagctggtgcgcaatatctaaggaagtctcaagccattgctcgcctgaggtagagtttctcatgataagctgtttacataccaacatagtcagaggctggcaccaagatagcattgaatgagctgtattccgccataagcaaacaagaaaatgctcacccggatgcggcgctcctagtagccggggacttaacttaaatcagttttacctaatttctatcaacatgttaaatgtgcaaccagagggaaaagaactctagaccacctatactccacacacagagacgcatacaaagctctccctcgccctccatttggcaaatctgaccataattctatcctcctgattcctgcttacaagcatgaagtgctttgaaaggctggtcatggctcacatcaacaccatcatcccagaaaccctagacccactccaatttgcataccgccccaacagatccacagatgatgcaatctctattgcactccacactgcccttgcccacctggacagaaggaacacctatgtgagaatgctattcattgactacagctcagcgttcaacaccatactgccctcaaagctcatcaataagctaaggaacctgggactaaacacctccctctgcaactggatcctggacgtcctgatgggccgcccccaggtggtaagggcaggtaacaacacatctgccacactgatcctcaacacaggagcccctcaggggtgcatgctcagccccctcctgtactccctgatcactcatgactgcacggccaggRacgactccaacaccatcattacatttcccgaagacacaacagtgataggcctgatcaccgacaacaacgagacagcctatagggaggaggtcagagacctggccgtgtggtgtcagggcaacaacctctcccacaacgtgatcaagacaaaggagatgattgtggactacaggaaaaagaggaccgagcacgcccccattKccatcgacagggctgtagtggagcatgtcgagagcttcaagttccttggtgtccacatcaccaacaaactaacatggtccaagcacaccatgacagtcgtgaagcgagcacgacaaaacctattccccctcgggagactgaaaaaatttggcatgggtcctcagatcctcaaaaggttctgcagctgcaTTATCGAGAGCATTctgcctggttgcatcactgcctggcatggcaactgctcggactccgaccgcaaggcaRtacagagggtagtgcgaacggcccagMacatcactggggccaagcttRctgccatccaggacctctataccaggcYgtgtcagaggaaggccctgaaaattgtcaaagactccagccaccctagtcatagactgttctctctgctaccacatggcaagcggtaccggagcgccaagtctaggtccacgaGGCTTCTAaaccgcttctacccccaagccataagactcctgaacatctagtcaaatggctacccagactattcacattgcctgcatttcactgtaaggtctacacctgttgtattcggcgcatgtcactaataagatttgatttgatttgatttgattcaatccTCTCCTCATATCAGTGGGAGCACGATGTTTAACAAAACAAGCCCTCATTTGGATTGGAACAAACATTGTACTTTAATGTTACTTAAATGAGGCCAACCATCTGACTCAAGAAGAGGACTGTTTGACTTTGAAACTCTGTCTATCGACTCCATCCCATCCTGATGGCACTAGCTGGCGGGAGTGGACAACTTGAGGCAACTGGTGGTCATGCAGACATGAGGTCAGGCATTGTGTTTTCCTGAATGTCACCAATTAGGGTTTTCCCTTATGATGTTGCAATATGTCCATTATGTGTGGCCACAAATCTTTCGTGGGTGGAattgggaaaaactaattctgggAACTCGCCAACGCAAAATCCAAGTATTCACCTTGAAAAAACAGTCAAAATGATTTATCTTTCAGAACTCCATACCCACATGTTTATCCTATTTCCTCCCGTAACCATTGTGTGGGATTAACCAAAGCCAGTAGATGCATCTGTCACCCTAGATGAGCCATAGATAAAGAAGGGAGCTTTAATGAGTGTCTGGGAGAGAACAGACGCTGTTCTGTCCATCAATTAGGACTGCTTAGACTGGTGGCCTTTGAACTGTACTGGACTCCATGTCCCAGCATGCTCTATACATCACCACACCTCAGAATACAGATTAGAATGGAATCAGATTCTATTTCTCTGATCATTTCAATCTAACACCAACCACTCTTCCACTCTTCTTCTGTCCTTCGCTTATAGCTTCCGATAGAAATCATATTGCTAGCTGGGTTGGATTCAATCAGCGATTCATACTACAGGAGCCTGTTCATGTCTCCTGCATCTTGCTCTTCAACCCAACCCAACACTGGGTGTTTCTMCTTCCCAGGCAGGTGTAGCTCACCATCTAGACTAGTGGCCATGTACTGTATGAAACAAACAATCCATATCAACTCTCACATAAAACACATTCTAATACCCAAAAAATCAATTCTTGCTTCRCCATCAACTCAAATAACTCCAAGCAAATGATCTGAATTTGCCCCGCGTTACTGCCTCGCATTACCGCTAATGATACTAACGATGGAAAGATACTGGACACTGCGTGTGGTTGTGTCTTCAACCATGAAACGATCATGAAACAACATCTACTCTCCTTAGGACACAACTTATCTCACTTGGATAGATGTTTGCCACGGAGGGTTACtgagagaggggacgagagagaaaAGGGGTATAGAAAGCGAGAGAGCAAACAAGtgacaaggggagagagagagagagagacagagagagaaagcgaaagacgggagagagagaaagacaagaaccGTTTGGAGTCAGAAAACYCATTTCYAAGAGGCCAAACGGCCTGCGTGTGACGTCGGATAGCAACTAATAAAGTGCATCTCTTCACAACAATAAATAATGCATCAAGAGGAAACAACATGAAACAGGGAGACTTGTTTCATCCTCAGAAAGACGGAGAAAAGGGTTTATTAACGGARGTCAGTGCATTGCARTCATGTCARGGAGGAGCGCTCGTYCCAGGCCTCATTTAAAGTCAATATCTAAAGAACTTCTCCGCAACTTTGCCGACATTTGGTCCAGATTAATATTTTGTGAAATACGTTGAATACATTTGTGTGAAATAGTTAGTGTCGGGCTATAGTTGGTTGGTGAACATGCTGTCGGTTTTAGATGTGTTCTGAAAACTGTTCAAGTGCGGTCGTGGCTCGTCCTGAGGCAttgaagaaatgtattttctatctcttttctctttctatgGTGGGATACGTAAACAGAAACAAATTGTCTGTCTGAAGTATTCTTACAACACcaaccccccactctctctctctctctctctgtctccctccctccattcagtAACCACTGGAAACCCTTGTGACTCCACCTACAGTCGGCCTCTGCAGTTCTTTCATGTCCTGCCTCGCTGCCCAGCGGGAAGGAGAGTCAGTTCTCATGACTCAGTACAATCAACCGGCCGCCCCCGCGGGGGGGGAAAATAGTTCTGACACCAGCTGACGGCAAGGAAGAGGATCAAACCAACCGCATAGCGGGGAAAGAGCAACAAAGGGCTAATCTCTGTTAGAATAGACATGCAAAGCGGTTTGGGTTACCGGGATGGGATTGCACTGTGGCCTCCTTGCAGTCGACTGTATGGTTATGATATGAATCACTGGATAGGAAGGTAGAGTTCTGTTTTGTAGTAGAAATGTATTATTTTGGGAGCAGACAGCTGACTTGTCAGCTGATGTGTTGTCTGTCGACAGTGTGTGCCTGTGGTGTGGCAAtgagtttggtgtgtgtgtgtgtgtgtgtgtgtgtgtgtgtgtgtgtgtgtgtggtgtgtgtgtgtgtgtgtgtgtgtgtgtgtgctgcgtgctgcgtgcgtgcgtgcgtgcgcgtgcgtacgtgcgtgtgcgtgtgtttgcataCATGCATGTTTGAGAATTTTTGACCTGACAGAGTATCTCACAGCTGTACAACACTGACATCATGTGACATCATTTGTAAATTGAACTTATACTGTTATTGGGTAAGATGTTGGGTTAAATCATCTACAAACATACaagaaaacattattttttattcatcGTAAAACAMAATTTTTTTCCCGATGAACAAATGCATAGCATTACATAGAAATACACATGGTTTTATTGACATTTAATTCAGGCAATCAATGTTCTCGGTCTCGATTTGCTTTGTCATGCACAGTTGAGTTTCAGCACTGGGCTATCTCAGATGGCAGGGAATCATCGTCGAATTTATCACTTGGTTCTAGAAAGGAAAACACCCACACATRATTAAGACTTGATGgtaatgttgttatttttttttagagCGAAAAAAGCTagcaagaaaaaaaacacaccttCAAAGCATTCTGGGATCTTGAGTTTTCCATCGATGCACTGGATTGACACTGCATAGCCACACTTCTTTTCCTTGTTCATACAGTAGACCGAGAGGACTTCCGCATGTGAGATTTTATTGGGCTCYAAATCCTTTATCCAAAATGTCCTTCCGTTGTAAAGGATGCGTCCTCTTTTAATACCTACCTTGCAGGAAGCTGTGGAACAAAGAGGGAAATTATGATGAATAAGAATTTCGAATTTCAAAAACAGCAACATTCAGCTAATTCAAAAACACTGATTTGATAGGTAACCAAATAAGTTTGGTTAAGCAATGTAATAAAACAAAGCAAAAATTACAAAATTGTCACAAAATCGGTGGTCCTACCCCTGCAAGCTGGCTTTATTGACCAATCCCCTGTTTTGAGACATTCGATCTCCACAGGCCCATCCAGGACATAGTCTATATCACATCCATATCTGACAGTCTCCTTGAAGCCGTACTCCCTCTTATCACTAACGGTCATGTAGCCGTTGTTGAGGTCTGTTGGAGCTGAACAGGTCACCACTGGAAGCAAATAGAGGTCAGTCAGGGTTAGTGTGTGTTCAGAATATACCACTTACACTTCATCCACAAAGCAAATCACTTGTCATTTATTACCACTTCACAGGtgcaatttgtatttcatttcatttcctcAGAGGTATCACAAACATATCTGGCCAAAACTAAAAGTAACAAACGGTTACACGAGCCGATAACCATCCCGTCAGTTTACAAAAGTTATGAATTGCAACTTTTACGGAGGTGACATGAAGTGTTTAGCAATAAATAtaaagatgttttattgtcacatacagcgcccctggagcaaattagggttaagtgccttgctcaagggcacatcgacagatttttcaccttgtcggcttgggtaGTCAAACCAGCACCCGCCACCATCAAAGTTACCCATCCctgctctaggctacctgcagcaaTACAACAGATCAGAGCCTTTGACTGATAATACTGTACCTACATTTACATTCTGGTGGCTCAGTCCAGTCTCCGTTAGTGCTGCACGATCCCCTCTCATTGCCTATGAGGACAAGTGGAGGGAGACACTCGTAGGTTCCCCCAAAACCAAACACAGTCGTGTTGCCTGTGAACTTTCTGTCGTAGACTATTTTCCCATATTTAGGTATTGGAGGAAGACCGCACGTCACCgctaacagaggagagagatttcATTCACATGCTCATTAATCAAGCACATTTGATCAAAATACGTGATATTCTCTATATTTTTGTCAGAGACATATGATGTAACATATGAATATGAATAATATAGGCTACAGTAAAGCCATTATTCAAATCTCAGTTTTACACATTGTAGAATGCTCTTTACAATTACAGCAATAAGGCCACGTTTACATTGTGCTTATAGATTTGTAATTATCAATGTGAGTTTGTATGCATTATCAATGTGAGGTAATTTGGAATCATTACTGTTAAGTGCTAGAGTAGCTACGCATTTCGGTATAAGGCAGACACTTACGTGTACACTTTGGTGGTGGATCACTCCATTGTCCGTCATACAAGCACTCAATGGTACTGGCTCCTTGCAGGATATACCTGTAGACCACATTACCGTAATCTGTCAAATTATATAGCAAAAAAAACATCAAGTACACACTATATTAGGTGTATGGGTATACAGTGATTTGAACTTTGACCTACTTTACATGTGTTTGATACAATAACATGTTATAGACGTTGACAGCACGGAGAGGTGGCCAGTCGTCAACGAGACACTAAATCGAATTTGTAAATGGTATTCCTCATACCCCTCATGGCAGGTGTAGTTGATGGTACTCTGGTAGACAATGTCCACAAACTCCATGTCTCCGTGGTCTAATGCTTCTGGGAAAGAGCAACTCTTTGCTGCATCAGAAGTCAAAAGGAATCAGTCAGCAATGTTCAACAGTTCCATCAatgagtatcaaatcaaatcaaactatttgccacatgcgccgagtacaacaagtgtagactttactgtgaaatgcttacttacaagctcttaaccaaccgtgcagttcaagaagaagaaaatatgtaccgagtaggctaaaataaaagtaataataaaaagtaacacaataacaataacagggctatatacagggggcgccggtaccgagtcagtgtgcgggggtacaggctagttgaggtaatctgtacatgtaggtgggggcgaagtgaccatgcataggtaacaaacaaaaagcgagtagcagcagtgtacaagagggggggtcaatgtaaaatgtccggtggcgatttttatgaattgttcagcagtctaatggcttggaggtagaagctgWtgaggagccttttggtcctagacttggcgctccggtaccgcttgccgtgcggtagcagagaaaagagtctataacttgggtgactggagtctctgacaattttatgggctttcctctgacaccgcttattaaataggtcctgggtggcaggaagcttggccccactgatgtactgggccgtccgcactaccctctgtagcgccttacggtcagatgccgagcaattgTCACACCAGGCGGTCGATGCAacgagtcaggatgctctcgagggtgcagctgtagaacattttgaggatctggagacccatgccaaatcttttcagtctcctgagggggaaaaggttttgtcgtgccctcttcaggactgtcttggtatgtttggaccatgttagtttgttggtgatgtggacacaaaggaacttgaaattctcgacccttctccactacagccccatcgatgttaatggtggcctgttcggcccgcattttcctgtagtccacaatcagctcctttgtcttgctcacattgagggaaagatttctgtcctggcatcacactgccagttctctgacctcctccctataggccgtctcattgttgtcggtgatcagacctaccactgttgtgtcgtcagcaaacttaatgatggtgctggagtcgtgtttgccacgcagtcgtgggtgcacagggaatacaggagggacctaagtacacacccctgtggggcgcCAGTGTGAAGGATACCAACTAATCAACTGATAATACTTGTAATATACTGAGTATCAACTGACAATACATGGAATATACTGAGTATCAACTGACAATACATGGAATATACTGAGTATCAACTGATAATACTTGCAATATACTGAGTATCAACTGATCATTCTTGTAATATATTGAGTATCAACTGATAATACATGGATTATACTGAGTATCAACTGATAATACTTGCAATATAGTGAGTATCAACTGATAATACATGGAATGTTGTTTGAGTATCAAATTATGATACACGAACAGTACTACTGTTTTTGGTCAAACTTTATAACAGCGACCTACTTGAGCACTTGAGTCTCGACTTGGTCCATTGTCCGCTAGCAGTGCAGATGATTGTGCGAGAGCCTGAGGTGGGTGTATATCCTCGTTTACACGACAGCACCACCTCGTCTCCGGGGGAGTACACCCTCTGGAGTGCCTCCAGGTTCATACCGTCACCCAGGGACGGGCGATCACATTCTGAGGGGGCAGACAGGTAACGGGATGGgtcaataaaaaacacacacacagaaacacacacagacacagaaaaaagCATGGACACAGATTAACCAAAGAAGTGCCTGTGCAACTCCCCAGACATGTTACTTGTAGTCTAGTGATAGTTTGTTGAGCGTAAAGGTAGGTGGACtattaaagtgtatttttactttCAGCTTACAGTAACTGAAAGTATTTGTCAACATAACACAAGCCCATTTGCCTAAACACACTCTGAGAGTACGTAGSAATATTGAACAgcatacacagcatacagcacaGAAACACAAAAGGCATCTAAATCAACAGGCCAAAGCTGGGacacactgaacaaacatataaacgcaacatgtaaagtgttggtcccatgtttcatgagctgaaataaaagatcccagaaatgtttcata
Coding sequences within:
- the LOC111957256 gene encoding beta-2-glycoprotein 1 is translated as MAPSLSLLLICLLALYTPVTSKKECDRPSLGDGMNLEALQRVYSPGDEVVLSCKRGYTPTSGSRTIICTASGQWTKSRLKCSTKSCSFPEALDHGDMEFVDIVYQSTINYTCHEGYILQGASTIECLYDGQWSDPPPKCTPVTCGLPPIPKYGKIVYDRKFTGNTTVFGFGGTYECLPPLVLIGNERGSCSTNGDWTEPPECKLVTCSAPTDLNNGYMTVSDKREYGFKETVRYGCDIDYVLDGPVEIECLKTGDWSIKPACRASCKVGIKRGRILYNGRTFWIKDLEPNKISHAEVLSVYCMNKEKKCGYAVSIQCIDGKLKIPECFEEPSDKFDDDSLPSEIAQC